One window of the Zea mays cultivar B73 chromosome 3, Zm-B73-REFERENCE-NAM-5.0, whole genome shotgun sequence genome contains the following:
- the LOC100272971 gene encoding uncharacterized protein isoform X2: protein MDSKIKVMIKIIDEDADSFARRAEMYYKRRPELMSLLEELYRAYRALAERYDHAAGELRQAHKKMAEAFPDEFQLDFDDDLPTETSSTETETDNRDMTPFFRSFIKAGDSKKRAKDDQDHEKLQKEISSLSQENQELKKKISSVLEKSNMAESEVLSLKEALAEQEAEKEAAFSQCQQSSDRLQSLKSEILHTQEEFNRLKEETQNGLQNLSTAEEQCVLLERANQNLLLELDKLKLASKEKHDELNEKHIELEKLSISIQEEQLKSMQAEMAWLSVEKQLKQAQEKLRLMSLDKHGEASKIENIEANRVQLKKELKSIQEENRKLDEQNHSSTSVIIRLQDEIISLKNAQWRLEEEVTRHMEEKKVLQHELSRLKDNKGDLDRKHFSIKEQIQEVNFNVESLQSLAQEVRDGNVELKETIKNHEGVKALYVDNLMLLERTLEKSAHLERSLSAATTEIEGLRDKKAALEESCKHLHSKVNGHQSERAMFVARIEGISHTMEKLSEKNVFLEKLLSDNNTELELLRRKLNDSEESTHTFRNQNSVLRSEKRTLMREVDSINSALLSLETQYAELEGRYLDLEQDKDKALNEVIKLRELLRLEKEKHKEATNSGMTQFSAIQKQIGLLLKEVHRREDQLQEEEHKVVEAQVEIFILQRCLGDMAEAKAGVLARLQKQQVVCKDQEEKVGFLSQNNQQLTEGIGSVVEVLNLEEKYGSLDLMKIDVVVQLLLHEIKCLLNTISDAQDVKQNQILEKSLVVTLLEHFGREVADLRSERSVLKQEWQTKSGELLQLQSERHDLLKTSCELRKEMEARNRKVDELKSEAKFLVRQLSELQESRQSLQAEIVKLIEENTSLSSKVYSSREKEKSFDDDFSTLIVETVRTDILGVIFRSLHEERTSQLRCLHEDFGSLHAAGNELYQEIKLMNKKLGDLQLENNYLEKELSRTLSICDSSGTEISSGRRRAMRRDTKLLKSGRKSQESGQNMEQRKEVDNAGLDKANEMLLREELQKLKNELQVLRSKEQPVIDVKSCDAEITKLLANMQLATANASLFKKKVLELVMTCESFEISDMVQKEVLKEEITRRNSYVDELKDKLNAIEIENRRLKVDLNGDFTLLGALQAEVDALEKQTLSLAKDCLPPSMLKEEEKPSSPQLSKIDVRPSEDENTTKMVKDMELQKLHGTIKALQKVVSDTGVVLEQERLDFNSNLQDARKQIEMLKLKEILDSDASDVNYERMMKDIQLDLVQTPSRRAAASHGRHRKKNSVAAAAQSDDKMLALWSVDRVSSGSRWHDVDLRPPQSEAAENDKGKKRSSSEPVVTVKDLSVDKQEVLLRPIVGAVVVATGSTTEPHREWKKKVIDRLSSEAQRLRDLRSIVQELRAGVEASSDAELDGVKAQMADAEDAIAELADANAKLLKKAEEFTSAGDGCGDVDLRSRSQRKILERVRKMSEKAGRLELELQRFQHALLRHEEERAARRAAKAAASTAVQVQRRSRVHLVEYLYGRRRDNRRPKQKARGPSCCMRAKAIDD from the exons ATGGATAGCAAAATCAAAGTGATGATCAAGATCATCGATGAGGATGCTGACTCATTTGCCAGAAGAGCAGAAATGTATTACAAAAGGCGCCCAGAGCTGATGTCTTTGCTTGAGGAGTTGTACCGTGCTTATCGAGCTTTAGCTGAAAGATATGATCATGCAGCTGGAGAACTCCGACAGGCCCATAAAAAAATGGCAGAAGCATTTCCTGATGAGTTTCAGTTGGACTTTGATGATGACCTGCCCACAGAAACTTCATCTACTGAAACTGAAACAGACAATCGTGATATGACTCCATTTTTCCGTTCATTCATCAAGGCCGGTGATTCAAAAAAACGTGCTAAAG ATGACCAGGACCATGAGAAGCTGCAGAAAGAGATATCAAGTTTGTCACAGGAAAATCAAGAgctcaagaagaaaatttcatCAGTTCTAGAAAAGAGCAATATGGCTGAATCTGAAGTTCTTTCTCTCAAGGAGGCCCTTGCAGAACAAGAAGCAGAGAAGGAAGCTGCATTTTCACAATGCCAGCAATCCAGTGATCGATTACAGAGTCTCAAGTCTGAAATATTGCATACCCAGGAAGAGTTCAATAGACTAAAAGAGGAAACGCAAAATGGACTGCAGAATTTGAGCACCGCAGAGGAGCAGTGCGTTCTGCTTGAGAGAGCTAACCAGAATTTGCTTCTGGAGCTAGATAAGCTGAAGCTTGCCTCAAAAGAGAAGCATGACGAGCTAAATGAAAAGCACATTGAGTTGGAGAAGCTTAGCATCTCTATACAAGAAGAGCAACTCAAGAGCATGCAAGCAGAAATGGCCTGGCTATCTGTGGAGAAGCAATTGAAACAAGCACAGGAGAAGCTAAGACTTATGTCTCTTGACAAGCATGGGGAAGCAAGTAAGATTGAGAACATTGAAGCAAACAGAGTTCAACTTAAAAAGGAATTGAAAAGTATTCAAGAAGAGAACCGGAAATTGGATGAACAAAACCACTCCTCTACCTCTGTGATAATTCGTCTTCAAGATGAGATAATTTCTTTGAAGAATGCACAATGGCGTCTTGAAGAAGAGGTGACTCGTCACATGGAGGAGAAAAAGGTGCTTCAGCACGAGCTTTCACGCCTCAAAGATAACAAGGGTGACTTGGACAGAAAGCACTTTTCGATCAAGGAGCAAATACAAGAGGTGAATTTCAATGTAGAATCACTCCAATCACTTGCTCAAGAAGTGAGGGACGGAAATGTTGAGCTAAAAGAGACCATAAAAAACCACGAGGGTGTAAAAGCCTTGTACGTTGATAATCTTATGCTGCTGGAGAGGACGCTGGAGAAAAGTGCCCATTTGGAGAGATCGCTTTCAGCTGCAACTACTGAAATTGAAGGATTGCGGGACAAGAAAGCTGCATTGGAAGAATCGTGCAAACACCTTCATTCCAAGGTTAATGGCCATCAGTCTGAGAGAGCCATGTTTGTTGCGCGGATTGAGGGCATTTCTCATACCATGGAGAAGCTATCAGAGAAGAATGTCTTCTTGGAAAAATTGTTATCTGATAACAATACCGAGCTGGAGTTGCTTAGAAGGAAGCTGAATGATTCAGAGGAATCTACTCATACATTCCGCAACCAGAATTCTGTACTTCGATCTGAAAAAAGAACTCTTATGCGCGAG GTGGATAGCATCAATAGTGCTCTACTCAGTTTGGAAACCCAATATGCAGAGTTAGAAGGGCGATATTTGGATCTTGAGCAAGACAAAGACAAGGCCCTCAATGAAGTGATCAAACTTCGAGAGCTGTTGAGGCTAGAAAAAGAAAAACACAAAGAAGCCACCAACTCTGGCATGACTCAATTCAGTGCTATACAGAAGCAGATAGGCCTACTGCTAAAAGAAGTTCACCGCAGGGAGGACCAGCTTCAAGAGGAGGAGCACAAGGTTGTTGAAGCTCAGGTTGAGATTTTTATCTTACAGAGGTGCCTAGGTGACATGGCTGAAGCAAAAGCTGGCGTCTTGGCACGATTGCAGAAGCAACAAGTGGTATGCAAGGATCAAGAggaaaaagttggtttcttgtcacAAAACAACCAGCAGCTAACTGAAGGGATAGGTTCTGTAGTGGAAGTACTGAATCTGGAAGAGAAATACGGATCATTGGATCTGATGAAGATTGATGTTGTTGTGCAGCTCCTCTTGCATGAGATCAAGTGCCTGCTGAATACTATTTCTGATGCTCAGGATGTGAAGCAGAACCAGATCcttgagaagtcccttgttgtcaCACTTCTCGAGCACTTTGGTCGCGAGGTGGCTGACCTGAGGTCAGAAAGGAGTGTTCTGAAGCAAGAGTGGCAAACAAAGAGTGGGGAGCTGCTGCAGCTGCAGAGTGAAAGGCATGACCTCCTAAAGACCAGCTGTGAGCTACGGAAGGAAATGGAGGCTCGCAACCGCAAAGTGGATGAACTGAAATCTGAGGCAAAGTTCTTGGTTCGGCAACTGTCGGAATTGCAAGAGTCACGACAATCGTTGCAAGCAGAGATTGTCAAGCTGATTGAAGAGAACACTTCACTCTCTAGCAAAGTTTATAGCTCCAGAGAGAAAGAAAAGTCATTTGATGATGATTTCAGCACACTTATTGTTGAGACGGTCAGGACAGATATCCTTGGTGTCATTTTTAGAAGCCTTCATGAAGAGAGGACGTCACAATTGCGGTGTTTGCATGAGGATTTTGGGTCTCTACATGCAGCAGGCAATGAGCTTTATCAGGAAATCAAGCTGATGAACAAGAAGCTCGGAGACCTACAGCTTGAGAACAACTATCTTGAGAAGGAACTCAGTAGAACTCTAAGCATCTGTGACAGCTCTGGTACAGAAATTTCGTCTGGAAGAAGGCGTGCTATGAGGAGAGATACAAAGCTATTAAAATCTGGTAGGAAAAGCCAAGAGAGTGGCCAGAACATGGAACAGCGAAAAGAAGTTGACAATGCTGGCCTCGATAAAGCAAACGAAATGCTGCTTAGAGAGGAGCTCCAGAAGCTGAAAAATGAGCTGCAAGTGCTTAGGAGCAAAGAACAGCCTGTGATCGATGTGAAATCTTGTGACGCGGAGATCACTAAATTGCTGGCCAACATGCAATTGGCCACAGCGAATGCGTCTCTCTTCAAGAAGAAGGTGCTTGAGCTCGTCATGACATGCGAGAGTTTTGAGATCAGTGACATGGTGCAGAAGGAGGTGCTGAAAGAGGAGATCACCAGGAGAAACTCTTATGTGGATGAGCTTAAGGACAAGCTAAATGCCATTGAGATTGAGAACAGAAGGCTGAAGGTTGATCTGAACGGTGACTTCACACTGCTTGGAGCATTGCAAGCTGAAGTTGATGCCCTAGAGAAACAAACCTTGTCTCTGGCCAAGGATTGCCTGCCACCAAGCATGCTCAAGGAGGAG GAGAAGCCATCATCGCCTCAGCTGTCGAAGATTGATGTGAGGCCAAGCGAAGATGAAAACACCACAAAGATGGTGAAGGACATGGAACTGCAGAAACTCCACGGGACCATCAAAGCACTTCAGAAGGTGGTGTCAGATACCGGGGTGGTCCTGGAGCAAGAGAGGCTCGACTTCAACAGCAACCTTCAGGACGCAAGGAAGCAGATCGAGATGCTGAAGCTGAAGGAGATCCTGGACAGCGACGCCAGCGACGTGAACTACGAGCGGATGATGAAGGACATCCAGCTGGACCTCGTCCAGACTCCTAGCCGGCGAGCTGCCGCCTCACACGGGCGCCACAGGAAGAAGAACTCCGTGGCTGCGGCGGCGCAGTCTGACGACAAGATGCTCGCGCTGTGGAGCGTGGACAGGGTGAGCAGCGGCAGCCGGTGGCATGACGTGGACCTGCGGCCACCACAGAGCGAGGCGGCCGAGAACGACAAGGGAAAGAAGCGGTCGTCGTCCGAGCCGGTGGTTACCGTGAAGGACCTCAGCGTGGACAAGCAGGAGGTCCTCTTGCGGCCCATTGTGGGTGCGGTGGTGGTGGCGACGGGCTCCACGACGGAGCCACACCGGGAGTGGAAGAAGAAGGTGATCGACCGGCTATCCTCGGAGGCGCAGCGGCTCCGGGACCTCCGGTCCATCGTCCAGGAGCTCCGTGCCGGCGTGGAGGCGTCGTCGGACGCGGAGCTGGACGGCGTCAAGGCCCAGATGGCCGACGCAGAGGACGCTATCGCGGAGCTGGCCGACGCGAACGCGAAGCTCCTGAAGAAGGCGGAGGAGTTCACGTCGGCGGGCGACGGTTGCGGCGACGTGGACCTGCGGAGCCGGAGCCAGCGCAAGATCCTGGAGCGCGTACGCAAGATGTCGGAGAAGGCCGGTCGGCTGGAGCTGGAGCTGCAGCGGTTCCAGCACGCGCTGCTGCGGCACGAGGAGGAGCGCGCGGCGAGGCGCGCGGCCAAGGCGGCGGCGTCCACCGCCGTGCAGGTGCAGCGGCGGTCGCGGGTGCATCTGGTGGAGTACCTCTACGGGCGGCGGCGCGACAACCGGCGGCCCAAGCAGAAGGCGCGCGGGCCGTCCTGCTGCATGAGAGCCAAGGCCATCGACGACTGA
- the LOC100272971 gene encoding uncharacterized protein isoform X1, protein MAMSQCKPMRKYSWWWDSHISPKNSKWLQENLTDMDSKIKVMIKIIDEDADSFARRAEMYYKRRPELMSLLEELYRAYRALAERYDHAAGELRQAHKKMAEAFPDEFQLDFDDDLPTETSSTETETDNRDMTPFFRSFIKAGDSKKRAKDDQDHEKLQKEISSLSQENQELKKKISSVLEKSNMAESEVLSLKEALAEQEAEKEAAFSQCQQSSDRLQSLKSEILHTQEEFNRLKEETQNGLQNLSTAEEQCVLLERANQNLLLELDKLKLASKEKHDELNEKHIELEKLSISIQEEQLKSMQAEMAWLSVEKQLKQAQEKLRLMSLDKHGEASKIENIEANRVQLKKELKSIQEENRKLDEQNHSSTSVIIRLQDEIISLKNAQWRLEEEVTRHMEEKKVLQHELSRLKDNKGDLDRKHFSIKEQIQEVNFNVESLQSLAQEVRDGNVELKETIKNHEGVKALYVDNLMLLERTLEKSAHLERSLSAATTEIEGLRDKKAALEESCKHLHSKVNGHQSERAMFVARIEGISHTMEKLSEKNVFLEKLLSDNNTELELLRRKLNDSEESTHTFRNQNSVLRSEKRTLMREVDSINSALLSLETQYAELEGRYLDLEQDKDKALNEVIKLRELLRLEKEKHKEATNSGMTQFSAIQKQIGLLLKEVHRREDQLQEEEHKVVEAQVEIFILQRCLGDMAEAKAGVLARLQKQQVVCKDQEEKVGFLSQNNQQLTEGIGSVVEVLNLEEKYGSLDLMKIDVVVQLLLHEIKCLLNTISDAQDVKQNQILEKSLVVTLLEHFGREVADLRSERSVLKQEWQTKSGELLQLQSERHDLLKTSCELRKEMEARNRKVDELKSEAKFLVRQLSELQESRQSLQAEIVKLIEENTSLSSKVYSSREKEKSFDDDFSTLIVETVRTDILGVIFRSLHEERTSQLRCLHEDFGSLHAAGNELYQEIKLMNKKLGDLQLENNYLEKELSRTLSICDSSGTEISSGRRRAMRRDTKLLKSGRKSQESGQNMEQRKEVDNAGLDKANEMLLREELQKLKNELQVLRSKEQPVIDVKSCDAEITKLLANMQLATANASLFKKKVLELVMTCESFEISDMVQKEVLKEEITRRNSYVDELKDKLNAIEIENRRLKVDLNGDFTLLGALQAEVDALEKQTLSLAKDCLPPSMLKEEEKPSSPQLSKIDVRPSEDENTTKMVKDMELQKLHGTIKALQKVVSDTGVVLEQERLDFNSNLQDARKQIEMLKLKEILDSDASDVNYERMMKDIQLDLVQTPSRRAAASHGRHRKKNSVAAAAQSDDKMLALWSVDRVSSGSRWHDVDLRPPQSEAAENDKGKKRSSSEPVVTVKDLSVDKQEVLLRPIVGAVVVATGSTTEPHREWKKKVIDRLSSEAQRLRDLRSIVQELRAGVEASSDAELDGVKAQMADAEDAIAELADANAKLLKKAEEFTSAGDGCGDVDLRSRSQRKILERVRKMSEKAGRLELELQRFQHALLRHEEERAARRAAKAAASTAVQVQRRSRVHLVEYLYGRRRDNRRPKQKARGPSCCMRAKAIDD, encoded by the exons ATGGCGATGTCGCAATGCAAGCCAATGCGCAAGTATTCATGGTGGTGGGATAGTCACATATCCCCCAAGAACTCCAAATGGCTTCAGGAGAATCTCACAG ATATGGATAGCAAAATCAAAGTGATGATCAAGATCATCGATGAGGATGCTGACTCATTTGCCAGAAGAGCAGAAATGTATTACAAAAGGCGCCCAGAGCTGATGTCTTTGCTTGAGGAGTTGTACCGTGCTTATCGAGCTTTAGCTGAAAGATATGATCATGCAGCTGGAGAACTCCGACAGGCCCATAAAAAAATGGCAGAAGCATTTCCTGATGAGTTTCAGTTGGACTTTGATGATGACCTGCCCACAGAAACTTCATCTACTGAAACTGAAACAGACAATCGTGATATGACTCCATTTTTCCGTTCATTCATCAAGGCCGGTGATTCAAAAAAACGTGCTAAAG ATGACCAGGACCATGAGAAGCTGCAGAAAGAGATATCAAGTTTGTCACAGGAAAATCAAGAgctcaagaagaaaatttcatCAGTTCTAGAAAAGAGCAATATGGCTGAATCTGAAGTTCTTTCTCTCAAGGAGGCCCTTGCAGAACAAGAAGCAGAGAAGGAAGCTGCATTTTCACAATGCCAGCAATCCAGTGATCGATTACAGAGTCTCAAGTCTGAAATATTGCATACCCAGGAAGAGTTCAATAGACTAAAAGAGGAAACGCAAAATGGACTGCAGAATTTGAGCACCGCAGAGGAGCAGTGCGTTCTGCTTGAGAGAGCTAACCAGAATTTGCTTCTGGAGCTAGATAAGCTGAAGCTTGCCTCAAAAGAGAAGCATGACGAGCTAAATGAAAAGCACATTGAGTTGGAGAAGCTTAGCATCTCTATACAAGAAGAGCAACTCAAGAGCATGCAAGCAGAAATGGCCTGGCTATCTGTGGAGAAGCAATTGAAACAAGCACAGGAGAAGCTAAGACTTATGTCTCTTGACAAGCATGGGGAAGCAAGTAAGATTGAGAACATTGAAGCAAACAGAGTTCAACTTAAAAAGGAATTGAAAAGTATTCAAGAAGAGAACCGGAAATTGGATGAACAAAACCACTCCTCTACCTCTGTGATAATTCGTCTTCAAGATGAGATAATTTCTTTGAAGAATGCACAATGGCGTCTTGAAGAAGAGGTGACTCGTCACATGGAGGAGAAAAAGGTGCTTCAGCACGAGCTTTCACGCCTCAAAGATAACAAGGGTGACTTGGACAGAAAGCACTTTTCGATCAAGGAGCAAATACAAGAGGTGAATTTCAATGTAGAATCACTCCAATCACTTGCTCAAGAAGTGAGGGACGGAAATGTTGAGCTAAAAGAGACCATAAAAAACCACGAGGGTGTAAAAGCCTTGTACGTTGATAATCTTATGCTGCTGGAGAGGACGCTGGAGAAAAGTGCCCATTTGGAGAGATCGCTTTCAGCTGCAACTACTGAAATTGAAGGATTGCGGGACAAGAAAGCTGCATTGGAAGAATCGTGCAAACACCTTCATTCCAAGGTTAATGGCCATCAGTCTGAGAGAGCCATGTTTGTTGCGCGGATTGAGGGCATTTCTCATACCATGGAGAAGCTATCAGAGAAGAATGTCTTCTTGGAAAAATTGTTATCTGATAACAATACCGAGCTGGAGTTGCTTAGAAGGAAGCTGAATGATTCAGAGGAATCTACTCATACATTCCGCAACCAGAATTCTGTACTTCGATCTGAAAAAAGAACTCTTATGCGCGAG GTGGATAGCATCAATAGTGCTCTACTCAGTTTGGAAACCCAATATGCAGAGTTAGAAGGGCGATATTTGGATCTTGAGCAAGACAAAGACAAGGCCCTCAATGAAGTGATCAAACTTCGAGAGCTGTTGAGGCTAGAAAAAGAAAAACACAAAGAAGCCACCAACTCTGGCATGACTCAATTCAGTGCTATACAGAAGCAGATAGGCCTACTGCTAAAAGAAGTTCACCGCAGGGAGGACCAGCTTCAAGAGGAGGAGCACAAGGTTGTTGAAGCTCAGGTTGAGATTTTTATCTTACAGAGGTGCCTAGGTGACATGGCTGAAGCAAAAGCTGGCGTCTTGGCACGATTGCAGAAGCAACAAGTGGTATGCAAGGATCAAGAggaaaaagttggtttcttgtcacAAAACAACCAGCAGCTAACTGAAGGGATAGGTTCTGTAGTGGAAGTACTGAATCTGGAAGAGAAATACGGATCATTGGATCTGATGAAGATTGATGTTGTTGTGCAGCTCCTCTTGCATGAGATCAAGTGCCTGCTGAATACTATTTCTGATGCTCAGGATGTGAAGCAGAACCAGATCcttgagaagtcccttgttgtcaCACTTCTCGAGCACTTTGGTCGCGAGGTGGCTGACCTGAGGTCAGAAAGGAGTGTTCTGAAGCAAGAGTGGCAAACAAAGAGTGGGGAGCTGCTGCAGCTGCAGAGTGAAAGGCATGACCTCCTAAAGACCAGCTGTGAGCTACGGAAGGAAATGGAGGCTCGCAACCGCAAAGTGGATGAACTGAAATCTGAGGCAAAGTTCTTGGTTCGGCAACTGTCGGAATTGCAAGAGTCACGACAATCGTTGCAAGCAGAGATTGTCAAGCTGATTGAAGAGAACACTTCACTCTCTAGCAAAGTTTATAGCTCCAGAGAGAAAGAAAAGTCATTTGATGATGATTTCAGCACACTTATTGTTGAGACGGTCAGGACAGATATCCTTGGTGTCATTTTTAGAAGCCTTCATGAAGAGAGGACGTCACAATTGCGGTGTTTGCATGAGGATTTTGGGTCTCTACATGCAGCAGGCAATGAGCTTTATCAGGAAATCAAGCTGATGAACAAGAAGCTCGGAGACCTACAGCTTGAGAACAACTATCTTGAGAAGGAACTCAGTAGAACTCTAAGCATCTGTGACAGCTCTGGTACAGAAATTTCGTCTGGAAGAAGGCGTGCTATGAGGAGAGATACAAAGCTATTAAAATCTGGTAGGAAAAGCCAAGAGAGTGGCCAGAACATGGAACAGCGAAAAGAAGTTGACAATGCTGGCCTCGATAAAGCAAACGAAATGCTGCTTAGAGAGGAGCTCCAGAAGCTGAAAAATGAGCTGCAAGTGCTTAGGAGCAAAGAACAGCCTGTGATCGATGTGAAATCTTGTGACGCGGAGATCACTAAATTGCTGGCCAACATGCAATTGGCCACAGCGAATGCGTCTCTCTTCAAGAAGAAGGTGCTTGAGCTCGTCATGACATGCGAGAGTTTTGAGATCAGTGACATGGTGCAGAAGGAGGTGCTGAAAGAGGAGATCACCAGGAGAAACTCTTATGTGGATGAGCTTAAGGACAAGCTAAATGCCATTGAGATTGAGAACAGAAGGCTGAAGGTTGATCTGAACGGTGACTTCACACTGCTTGGAGCATTGCAAGCTGAAGTTGATGCCCTAGAGAAACAAACCTTGTCTCTGGCCAAGGATTGCCTGCCACCAAGCATGCTCAAGGAGGAG GAGAAGCCATCATCGCCTCAGCTGTCGAAGATTGATGTGAGGCCAAGCGAAGATGAAAACACCACAAAGATGGTGAAGGACATGGAACTGCAGAAACTCCACGGGACCATCAAAGCACTTCAGAAGGTGGTGTCAGATACCGGGGTGGTCCTGGAGCAAGAGAGGCTCGACTTCAACAGCAACCTTCAGGACGCAAGGAAGCAGATCGAGATGCTGAAGCTGAAGGAGATCCTGGACAGCGACGCCAGCGACGTGAACTACGAGCGGATGATGAAGGACATCCAGCTGGACCTCGTCCAGACTCCTAGCCGGCGAGCTGCCGCCTCACACGGGCGCCACAGGAAGAAGAACTCCGTGGCTGCGGCGGCGCAGTCTGACGACAAGATGCTCGCGCTGTGGAGCGTGGACAGGGTGAGCAGCGGCAGCCGGTGGCATGACGTGGACCTGCGGCCACCACAGAGCGAGGCGGCCGAGAACGACAAGGGAAAGAAGCGGTCGTCGTCCGAGCCGGTGGTTACCGTGAAGGACCTCAGCGTGGACAAGCAGGAGGTCCTCTTGCGGCCCATTGTGGGTGCGGTGGTGGTGGCGACGGGCTCCACGACGGAGCCACACCGGGAGTGGAAGAAGAAGGTGATCGACCGGCTATCCTCGGAGGCGCAGCGGCTCCGGGACCTCCGGTCCATCGTCCAGGAGCTCCGTGCCGGCGTGGAGGCGTCGTCGGACGCGGAGCTGGACGGCGTCAAGGCCCAGATGGCCGACGCAGAGGACGCTATCGCGGAGCTGGCCGACGCGAACGCGAAGCTCCTGAAGAAGGCGGAGGAGTTCACGTCGGCGGGCGACGGTTGCGGCGACGTGGACCTGCGGAGCCGGAGCCAGCGCAAGATCCTGGAGCGCGTACGCAAGATGTCGGAGAAGGCCGGTCGGCTGGAGCTGGAGCTGCAGCGGTTCCAGCACGCGCTGCTGCGGCACGAGGAGGAGCGCGCGGCGAGGCGCGCGGCCAAGGCGGCGGCGTCCACCGCCGTGCAGGTGCAGCGGCGGTCGCGGGTGCATCTGGTGGAGTACCTCTACGGGCGGCGGCGCGACAACCGGCGGCCCAAGCAGAAGGCGCGCGGGCCGTCCTGCTGCATGAGAGCCAAGGCCATCGACGACTGA